The Vicia villosa cultivar HV-30 ecotype Madison, WI linkage group LG1, Vvil1.0, whole genome shotgun sequence genome includes a region encoding these proteins:
- the LOC131643627 gene encoding uncharacterized protein LOC131643627, giving the protein MDVNLSQGGVGNSFGGFDLPGSIQVHHQAHHPHTIHQHQPHPNPRQGSSLHSSVHDGFSLLQNCDQTVSMTDYSKGERSKNSTSDEDEPSFNEEGFDGQHEGGRGKKGPSSPWQRVKWDDKMVRLMITAVSYIGEDITSDGGGGGGGRRKFTVLQKKGKWKSVSKVMAERGYHVSPQQCEDKFNDLNKRYKKLNDMLGRGTSCEVVENPSLLDVINFLTEKEKDDVRKILSSKHLFYEEMCSYHNGNRLHLPHDPALQCSMQLALRNRDDHDHDNDDIRMSHVEDHDDDEHDVEIDERDDFKVHCASRGDSRGVYERLGGSMKNLKQIQGQEDGNTSNCQDYFNQGLHPRGQTVPLDGNQVLSENTRATWLQKQWVDMRQVQLEEQKLQIQAETLELEKQRFKWQRFSKKKDRELEKMSLENERMKLENERMALELKRKEMGISFN; this is encoded by the coding sequence ATGGATGTGAATTTGTCACAAGGTGGTGTTGGAAATTCTTTTGGTGGGTTTGATTTACCTGGATCAATTCAGGTTCATCATCAAGCACACCATCCTCACACCATTCATCAACATCAACCTCACCCGAATCCGCGTCAAGGGTCTTCGCTACATTCGTCGGTTCATGATGGGTTTTCGCTCTTGCAGAACTGTGATCAAACTGTTTCGATGACGGATTACAGTAAGGGAGAGAGAAGTAAGAACTCGactagtgatgaggatgagccgAGTTTTAACGAGGAGGGTTTTGACGGTCAACATGAAGGGGGTAGAGGTAAGAAGGGACCTTCGTCGCCTTGGCAGCGTGTGAAGTGGGATGATAAGATGGTGAGGCTTATGATTACTGCTGTTTCGTATATTGGCGAGGATATAACGTCTGATGGtggcggtggtggtggtggacGAAGGAAATTTACGGTTTTACAGAAGAAGGGTAAGTGGAAATCTGTATCTAAGGTTATGGCTGAAAGAGGTTATCATGTTTCGCCGCAACAATGTGAGGATAAGTTCAATGATCTTAATAAAAGGTATAAAAAGCTTAATGATATGTTAGGGAGAGGGACTTCTTGTGAGGTTGTTGAAAATCCTTCGCTTTTGGATGTAATTAATTTTCTTACCGAGAAAGAGAAGGACGATGTTCGGAAAATATTAAGCTCGAAACACTTGTTTTATGAAGAGATGTGTTCTTATCATAATGGTAATAGGTTGCATTTGCCGCATGATCCTGCATTGCAATGTTCGATGCAGTTAGCTCTCCGAAATAGGGATGATCATGATCATGATAACGATGATATCAGAATGTCCCATGTCGAGGATCACGATGATGACGAGCATGATGTTGAAATTGATGAACGCGATGATTTTAAAGTGCACTGTGCTTCCCGTGGTGATAGCAGAGGAGTATATGAGCGGTTAGGTGGATCTATGAAGAACTTGAAACAAATCCAAGGCCAAGAAGATGGTAATACTTCAAATTGTCAAGATTATTTTAACCAAGGTTTGCATCCACGTGGACAAACGGTTCCTCTTGACGGTAATCAAGTTTTATCCGAAAACACGAGAGCAACATGGTTACAGAAGCAATGGGTTGACATGCGCCAAGTTCAATTAGAAGAGCAAAAGCTACAAATTCAGGCTGAGACGTTGGAATTAGAGAAACAAAGATTCAAGTGGCAGAGGTTTAGTAAGAAAAAGGACCGGGAGTTGGAGAAGATGAGTCTAGAAAACGAAAGAATGAAGCTTGAAAATGAACGCATGGCTTTAGAATTGAAGCGAAAGGAAATGGGCATCAGCTTTAACTAG